A region from the Candidatus Krumholzibacteriia bacterium genome encodes:
- a CDS encoding DivIVA domain-containing protein, producing the protein MRITPLDVRKQEFRRSVRGLDPDEVHAFLATVADEYEAVLTDNKQLREKVIELDEKVAEYRNMERTLRDTLLTAERVMTEARQNARKEAELIMRDAQVKAHEATASIQNQVDALRGQMRELRGQRDAFLARLQSLAEAQIGLAESYRKDFQSDDERIERLMRDPDRREIAAPSEAPEAAAEEPMAPAESTTADGPPATPGFSAAAFAPEPDRAGTEAPEPPSRPASSAPEVDEWRGYDVQVGAAPKAPPAGPVETNVDESTAPENAPGGPTGPQPPTDPDDDRTPTAENAHTVEDEVTDAVDAVLGPVSGLGLDPHAAADSGAAPEETPASPPSPEATPREWAGAAGAPPAGAADTEPDAGEREHASGPTSPPSNDPDDPEAGRWSLSRFTRGLSNF; encoded by the coding sequence ATGCGAATCACGCCGTTGGACGTCCGCAAACAAGAGTTCCGTCGCTCGGTCCGTGGTCTCGACCCCGACGAGGTGCACGCCTTCCTGGCCACCGTCGCCGACGAGTACGAGGCCGTCCTGACCGACAACAAGCAACTCCGCGAGAAGGTCATCGAACTCGACGAGAAGGTCGCCGAGTACCGCAACATGGAGCGGACCCTGCGCGACACCCTGCTCACCGCCGAACGCGTCATGACCGAGGCGCGCCAGAATGCGCGCAAGGAAGCCGAACTGATCATGCGCGACGCGCAGGTCAAGGCGCACGAGGCGACCGCCAGCATCCAGAACCAGGTCGACGCGTTGCGCGGGCAGATGCGTGAACTGCGCGGTCAGCGCGACGCCTTCCTGGCGCGTCTGCAGTCGTTGGCCGAAGCGCAGATCGGATTGGCCGAGAGCTACCGCAAGGACTTCCAGTCGGACGACGAGCGGATCGAGCGTCTGATGCGTGATCCCGATCGTCGTGAGATCGCCGCTCCGTCCGAGGCGCCGGAGGCCGCGGCCGAGGAGCCGATGGCTCCCGCGGAGTCGACCACCGCCGACGGACCACCGGCCACGCCCGGGTTCTCGGCCGCCGCCTTCGCTCCCGAACCGGACCGCGCCGGCACCGAGGCGCCGGAACCTCCGTCGCGGCCGGCCTCGTCGGCCCCCGAGGTCGACGAGTGGCGTGGCTACGACGTGCAGGTCGGAGCGGCGCCCAAGGCTCCGCCGGCCGGCCCCGTGGAGACGAACGTGGACGAGAGCACGGCTCCGGAGAACGCCCCCGGCGGGCCGACCGGGCCCCAGCCGCCGACCGACCCCGACGACGACCGGACCCCCACCGCCGAGAACGCTCACACGGTGGAGGACGAGGTCACCGATGCCGTCGACGCGGTGCTCGGACCGGTCTCCGGTCTCGGGCTGGATCCGCACGCTGCCGCCGACTCGGGCGCCGCTCCCGAGGAGACCCCGGCATCCCCGCCGTCGCCCGAGGCGACCCCGCGGGAGTGGGCAGGGGCCGCTGGTGCGCCACCGGCCGGTGCGGCCGACACCGAACCGGACGCGGGCGAGCGGGAGCACGCCAGCGGGCCGACTTCGCCACCGTCGAACGACCCCGACGACCCCGAGGCCGGGCGTTGGTCGTTGAGCCGCTTCACGCGGGGTCTGTCGAACTTCTGA
- a CDS encoding YggT family protein, giving the protein MIAELLSTVANVYAMILLARVIVSWLPIDRDNTLVRLLDQLTEPVLAPIRSVLPSFGGIDFSPLVALLLLSLLQRILFGL; this is encoded by the coding sequence TTGATTGCAGAACTCCTGAGTACGGTCGCCAACGTGTACGCGATGATCCTGCTGGCCCGCGTGATCGTGAGCTGGTTGCCGATCGACCGCGACAACACGCTGGTGCGGCTGTTGGACCAGTTGACCGAGCCGGTGCTGGCGCCGATCCGTTCGGTGCTGCCCTCGTTCGGAGGAATCGATTTCAGTCCCCTCGTGGCGCTGCTGCTGCTGTCGTTGCTGCAGCGCATCCTGTTCGGGCTCTGA
- the mltG gene encoding endolytic transglycosylase MltG — protein sequence MNGTWIRAVGGALAVLLVFLAVGGVWGWKALYDDREGAVGTVPFVVHEGETLRETAERLTAAGLLDAPWTLRAVARIEGGARGVRSGEYDLPRNASPARLLHLLVEGPLRTRAVTLPEGWTASQVVATLADSLDIERAALDSLVRDPLPRWRQGLDLAEGVSLEGYLFPETYRFARGVDPTTVVGTLVEAFRAVVVDSVEARLESSGFALHEWVTLASIVEAEVTVDDEFRRVAAVFLNRLEQGWRLEADPTVAYAVGKIGDRLTYGDLETESPYNTYRVHGLPPGPINSPGRQALLAVLWPEPDFDAMYFVADGAGGHRFSRTWEEHRRAVRQYRAWQRAQRDDGSG from the coding sequence ATGAACGGGACCTGGATCCGTGCGGTGGGCGGCGCGCTGGCGGTGCTGCTGGTCTTCCTGGCCGTCGGCGGGGTCTGGGGATGGAAGGCACTCTACGACGATCGGGAGGGTGCCGTCGGCACCGTGCCCTTCGTGGTGCACGAAGGGGAGACCCTGCGCGAGACGGCCGAGCGCCTGACCGCGGCCGGTCTGCTCGACGCCCCCTGGACCTTGCGGGCGGTCGCGCGGATCGAGGGCGGCGCGCGCGGTGTCCGCTCCGGCGAGTACGATCTGCCTCGCAACGCGTCGCCGGCCCGACTGCTCCATCTGCTGGTCGAGGGTCCGCTGAGGACGCGCGCGGTCACCCTTCCCGAGGGCTGGACCGCCTCCCAGGTGGTCGCCACCCTCGCCGACTCCCTGGACATCGAACGGGCTGCCCTGGACTCGCTGGTCCGCGACCCGCTGCCGCGGTGGCGCCAGGGCCTCGACCTGGCCGAAGGGGTGTCGCTCGAGGGCTACCTGTTCCCCGAGACCTATCGCTTCGCACGCGGAGTGGACCCGACCACCGTCGTCGGGACCCTGGTCGAGGCCTTCCGAGCGGTGGTGGTGGATTCGGTGGAGGCGCGTCTCGAGTCCTCGGGCTTCGCCCTCCACGAGTGGGTCACCCTGGCCTCGATCGTCGAGGCCGAGGTCACCGTCGACGACGAGTTCCGGCGCGTGGCGGCCGTGTTCCTGAACCGCCTCGAGCAGGGTTGGCGCCTCGAGGCCGATCCGACGGTGGCCTACGCGGTCGGCAAGATCGGGGACCGCCTCACCTACGGGGACCTCGAGACCGAGTCGCCGTACAACACCTACCGTGTGCACGGACTGCCGCCGGGGCCGATCAACAGTCCCGGGCGGCAGGCCCTGCTCGCGGTGCTGTGGCCGGAGCCCGACTTCGACGCCATGTACTTCGTGGCCGACGGCGCGGGGGGGCACCGCTTCAGCCGCACGTGGGAGGAGCACCGCCGCGCCGTGCGCCAGTACCGTGCGTGGCAGCGCGCCCAACGCGACGACGGGTCCGGTTGA
- a CDS encoding STAS domain-containing protein: MKIKEREVDGVTILEVSGKIMGGPDSELFNSTLKSLIHQGKSRVVVDLAKVTWVNSTGLGILISGYTTLKRNEGEMKLLNVSDRIESIFMVTKLHSVFETYKSEDEAVQSFATE; this comes from the coding sequence ATGAAGATCAAGGAGCGCGAGGTCGACGGCGTCACCATTCTCGAGGTCTCGGGCAAGATCATGGGTGGCCCCGACAGCGAACTCTTCAACAGCACGCTCAAGTCCTTGATCCACCAGGGCAAGAGCCGCGTGGTGGTGGATCTCGCCAAGGTGACCTGGGTGAACAGCACCGGGCTCGGCATCCTCATCTCGGGTTACACCACGTTGAAGCGCAACGAGGGCGAGATGAAGCTCCTGAACGTCTCCGACCGGATCGAGAGCATCTTCATGGTGACGAAACTCCACTCGGTGTTCGAGACGTACAAGAGCGAGGACGAAGCCGTCCAGAGCTTCGCCACCGAGTGA
- a CDS encoding RluA family pseudouridine synthase — translation MDDPSERIEELRAGDDADGQRLDRWLAAQDLGLSRSRLQRLIDEDNVLVDGRPLPARTRLKAGQTIRVVVPPARPVEIAPDPDVPFDIVHEDDQLAVIDKPAGVVVHPAPGHREKTLVHGLLARLDALSGVGGRARPGLVHRLDRDTSGLMVVAKTDTAHHALADQLRDRTLGRIYRAIVWGVPDPPKARIDLAVDRDPRVRERRRVVETGGRRAITDFRVELRVEGASLLRLRLKTGRTHQIRVHLAHRGHPVLGDELYGGGERRLAGAHPAHRPRLRAALKRAGRQALHACELSLVHPATGASMRWRSLLPEDLAGAWTELGGTPPVEGPADRPSVDG, via the coding sequence ATGGATGACCCGAGCGAACGCATCGAGGAGCTGCGGGCCGGCGACGACGCGGACGGGCAGCGGCTCGATCGGTGGCTCGCCGCCCAGGATCTCGGCCTGAGCCGTAGCCGGCTGCAGCGGTTGATCGACGAGGACAACGTGCTGGTCGACGGCCGGCCTCTCCCGGCCCGCACGCGCCTGAAGGCAGGACAGACGATCCGTGTCGTCGTTCCACCGGCGCGTCCGGTCGAGATCGCTCCCGATCCCGACGTCCCCTTCGACATCGTCCACGAAGACGATCAGCTGGCCGTGATCGACAAGCCGGCCGGCGTGGTCGTCCACCCGGCGCCGGGGCATCGCGAGAAGACGCTCGTGCACGGTCTGCTGGCGCGGCTCGACGCGCTGAGCGGGGTGGGGGGGCGCGCCCGGCCGGGACTGGTCCACCGTCTGGACCGCGACACGAGCGGCCTGATGGTGGTGGCCAAGACCGACACGGCCCACCACGCCCTGGCCGACCAGCTCCGGGATCGCACCCTGGGCCGGATCTACCGCGCAATCGTGTGGGGCGTCCCGGATCCTCCGAAGGCGCGGATCGACCTCGCGGTGGACCGGGATCCCCGCGTGCGCGAACGGCGTCGGGTGGTCGAGACGGGTGGGCGCCGGGCGATCACGGACTTCCGGGTGGAACTCCGGGTCGAGGGGGCCAGCCTGCTCCGGCTACGGCTGAAGACCGGCCGTACGCACCAGATCCGCGTGCACCTGGCGCACCGGGGACACCCGGTGCTCGGCGACGAACTCTACGGGGGCGGGGAGCGCCGGCTGGCCGGAGCGCATCCCGCGCACCGTCCTCGGCTGCGAGCCGCCCTGAAACGGGCCGGCCGCCAGGCCCTGCACGCGTGTGAACTCTCGCTGGTCCATCCGGCCACGGGCGCGTCCATGCGGTGGCGTAGCCTGCTCCCCGAGGACCTCGCCGGGGCCTGGACCGAATTGGGGGGCACGCCGCCGGTGGAGGGTCCCGCCGATCGTCCGTCGGTGGACGGTTGA
- a CDS encoding CPBP family glutamic-type intramembrane protease: MITGPLGTLIRKEFAELRRDRRVLLLTLVLPVVLYPVVIGAMNRVQHDHSAEVEAARYTVAVAGDHGELTGVLAGVDGIRWQNVAPDSLRAMLDAGRASLAVRLPDADAPVDTVRLIGRMTSSSAQVVADRVETALESARWRVLEQEYRARGGEGGLDAPLDLDTRDVSTARESGGAEAGRLLVYLLLMTLFMAASTLGIDMIAGEKERGTLETLFLAPLDRTLVARAKLVVAGGGALLTGLLSLVSLSLSYGTGWLAEDGAAAALDPAALALVAALMLPLAVLLAAVMLMVSAWARSLKEAQYYVLPVMLTVFVPAFLSMSQAIEATGVVTVLPIANVAFVMRDVLAGRPDAATMVIVVASTLGWIALAARQVTTLMEREETVLGFDPEPFFAPTEGGRRRAIQVALALTVTGFFYVGQWLQSRSPVGGLALSLWVLLPALALLTERLVRGRRPRWTEAVALRSPAPRHVLGAMTLGLGLVLPMIGLQQLQAVFLPAPASQFELLGQTFERMSLWQLFALAAVSPAVCEEFVFRGVFLGHLRRQGSDRRAILWSAFWFALIHLSVFRFLPTFLLGLVLAAVVVRSRSLWPAVVLHLTYNGSLLLGERWLRTHEAPFALDGPVAAAAALGLVLAGAALLVRWPRLRPAPAELP, translated from the coding sequence GTGATCACGGGTCCCCTGGGCACCCTGATCCGCAAGGAGTTCGCCGAACTGCGGCGGGACCGTCGCGTGCTCCTGCTCACGCTGGTCCTGCCGGTTGTGTTGTACCCGGTGGTGATCGGCGCCATGAACCGTGTGCAGCACGACCACAGTGCCGAGGTCGAGGCCGCTCGCTACACGGTGGCCGTCGCCGGCGACCACGGGGAACTGACCGGCGTCCTGGCCGGGGTCGACGGGATCCGATGGCAGAACGTGGCCCCCGATTCGTTGCGGGCCATGCTCGACGCCGGCCGCGCCTCACTGGCGGTCCGACTGCCCGACGCCGACGCGCCGGTCGACACGGTGCGCCTGATCGGTCGCATGACCAGCTCGTCGGCACAGGTGGTGGCCGACCGCGTCGAGACCGCTCTGGAGTCGGCCCGCTGGCGTGTCCTGGAGCAGGAGTACCGTGCGCGTGGGGGGGAGGGCGGCCTCGATGCACCGCTCGACCTGGACACACGGGACGTCTCGACCGCCCGCGAGAGCGGCGGGGCCGAAGCGGGACGTCTGCTCGTCTACCTGCTGCTCATGACGCTGTTCATGGCCGCCTCGACGCTCGGGATCGACATGATCGCCGGCGAGAAGGAACGGGGTACGCTCGAGACCCTGTTCCTCGCGCCCCTCGACCGGACCCTGGTGGCGCGGGCCAAACTGGTGGTGGCCGGCGGGGGGGCATTGCTCACGGGTCTGCTCAGCCTGGTGAGCCTTTCGTTGAGCTACGGAACGGGATGGCTGGCCGAAGACGGCGCGGCGGCGGCGCTCGATCCCGCCGCGCTCGCACTGGTCGCGGCGCTCATGCTGCCCCTGGCCGTCCTCCTGGCCGCGGTCATGCTCATGGTCTCGGCCTGGGCGCGGTCGCTGAAGGAAGCGCAGTACTACGTGCTCCCGGTCATGCTGACGGTGTTCGTGCCTGCCTTCCTGTCGATGAGCCAGGCGATCGAGGCCACGGGCGTGGTCACGGTGCTGCCGATCGCGAACGTGGCCTTCGTCATGCGCGACGTCCTCGCCGGCCGTCCGGACGCCGCGACCATGGTGATCGTGGTGGCCAGCACGCTGGGATGGATCGCCCTGGCCGCGCGGCAGGTCACGACGCTCATGGAGCGCGAGGAGACGGTGCTCGGCTTCGATCCGGAACCCTTCTTCGCGCCGACCGAGGGCGGGCGACGCCGGGCGATCCAGGTGGCCCTGGCGCTCACGGTGACGGGCTTCTTCTACGTCGGGCAGTGGCTGCAGAGCCGGTCGCCGGTCGGAGGCCTGGCCCTGAGCCTGTGGGTCCTGCTCCCGGCGTTGGCCCTGCTCACCGAGCGGTTGGTCCGGGGCCGGCGTCCGCGCTGGACCGAAGCCGTGGCGCTACGGTCGCCGGCGCCGCGGCACGTGCTCGGCGCGATGACCCTGGGTCTCGGGCTCGTCCTTCCGATGATCGGCCTGCAGCAACTGCAGGCGGTGTTCCTGCCCGCCCCGGCGAGTCAGTTCGAACTGCTCGGGCAGACCTTCGAGCGCATGTCGCTGTGGCAGCTCTTCGCCCTCGCCGCGGTGTCACCGGCGGTGTGCGAGGAGTTCGTGTTCCGCGGGGTGTTCCTGGGACATCTGCGGCGGCAGGGAAGCGATCGCCGGGCGATCCTCTGGAGCGCGTTCTGGTTCGCGCTGATCCACCTGAGCGTGTTCCGTTTCCTGCCCACCTTCCTGCTCGGCCTGGTGCTGGCGGCGGTGGTGGTGCGGTCCCGTTCGCTGTGGCCCGCAGTGGTCCTGCACTTGACCTACAACGGCTCGCTCCTGCTGGGCGAGCGCTGGCTCCGGACCCACGAAGCGCCCTTCGCGCTCGACGGCCCGGTGGCCGCCGCGGCGGCCCTGGGCCTGGTCCTGGCCGGGGCCGCGCTCCTCGTGCGCTGGCCGCGCTTGCGCCCGGCGCCGGCGGAACTACCGTAG
- a CDS encoding purine-nucleoside phosphorylase, translating into MSELRASIDAATAHLREITDFQPEYGIILGTGLGGFADEIEAVASVPFDRIPGMVKSTALSHEGNMVFGTLGGRRVMAMQGRLHFYEGYSMQQITLPVRIMRAMGCHSLIMSNAVGGMNPLMVPGDIVVVTDHINLMGDNPLIGPNDDELGPRFPDMSQPYDRAYVDRTAHLALEHGIRAHKGVYVAVAGPNLETAAEYRMLRRMGADIVGMSVVPENLVAVHAGMRVLALSVITDQCLPDALEPADVQEIIGVANRTEPSLRKLVVSFLESSDDEV; encoded by the coding sequence ATGTCCGAGCTGCGTGCGAGCATCGACGCCGCCACCGCCCATCTCCGCGAGATCACCGACTTCCAGCCCGAGTACGGGATCATCCTCGGAACCGGCCTCGGCGGTTTCGCCGACGAGATCGAGGCCGTGGCCAGCGTGCCCTTCGACCGGATCCCCGGCATGGTGAAGAGCACGGCCCTGTCGCACGAGGGCAACATGGTCTTCGGAACCCTCGGCGGCCGCCGTGTCATGGCCATGCAGGGACGCCTGCACTTCTACGAGGGCTATTCCATGCAGCAGATCACGCTGCCGGTGCGGATCATGCGGGCCATGGGCTGCCACTCGCTGATCATGAGCAACGCCGTCGGCGGCATGAACCCGCTCATGGTCCCCGGTGACATCGTGGTCGTGACCGATCACATCAACCTGATGGGCGACAACCCGCTGATCGGCCCCAACGACGACGAACTCGGACCGCGCTTCCCGGACATGTCGCAACCGTACGACCGTGCCTACGTCGACCGGACCGCGCACCTGGCGCTCGAGCACGGGATTCGCGCCCACAAGGGCGTGTACGTGGCCGTGGCCGGTCCGAACCTCGAGACCGCGGCCGAGTACCGCATGCTGCGCCGCATGGGCGCCGACATCGTCGGCATGTCGGTGGTGCCCGAGAACCTCGTGGCCGTGCACGCCGGAATGCGTGTGCTCGCGCTGAGCGTGATCACCGACCAGTGCCTGCCCGACGCGCTCGAGCCGGCCGACGTGCAGGAGATCATCGGTGTGGCCAACCGCACCGAGCCCTCGCTGCGCAAGCTCGTGGTGTCGTTCCTCGAATCCTCCGACGACGAGGTCTGA
- the lspA gene encoding signal peptidase II: protein MRLSARTWSFVAVAAIFVVDFVTKRMVLAHAEFLRSEGVTLIEGLLRFTYVRNPGAAFGMLPGQRWIFVAVSAIAVVGLTYLLMRRSTTGLKRVAYTMILSGAAGNLVDRIFYDGYVVDFVEMGFRGNTFPVYNVADMGVSIGAAVLILALLREGDGESDEREGDGDSDEREARAEPVDDRAPATADEVDRRDG from the coding sequence ATGCGCCTCTCGGCGCGCACTTGGAGTTTCGTGGCGGTGGCCGCGATCTTCGTGGTGGACTTCGTCACCAAGCGCATGGTGCTCGCCCACGCCGAGTTCCTGCGCAGCGAAGGCGTCACGTTGATCGAGGGACTCCTGCGCTTCACCTACGTCCGGAATCCGGGCGCGGCCTTCGGCATGCTGCCGGGTCAGCGCTGGATCTTCGTCGCCGTGAGCGCGATCGCCGTGGTCGGTCTGACCTATCTCCTCATGAGGAGATCCACGACGGGTCTCAAGCGCGTGGCCTACACCATGATCCTCTCCGGGGCAGCCGGGAACCTCGTCGACCGGATCTTCTACGACGGCTACGTGGTCGACTTCGTCGAGATGGGATTCCGCGGGAACACCTTCCCCGTCTACAACGTGGCCGACATGGGGGTGAGCATCGGCGCGGCGGTGCTGATCCTGGCCCTGCTGCGCGAGGGCGATGGCGAATCGGACGAGCGCGAGGGCGACGGCGATTCGGACGAACGCGAGGCCCGCGCGGAACCCGTCGACGACCGGGCGCCGGCCACCGCGGACGAGGTGGACCGTCGCGATGGATGA
- the ruvX gene encoding Holliday junction resolvase RuvX, whose translation MAVLLALDPGERRTGIAMSDPEGIVASPLTTHDRQRDRSLIDLVERLCSEHEVSEVVVGHAITQDGTRGGSARRSERVAELLTARLRSRNVTVRLVDERYSTAEAQRILAGRRRPREHRDAVAAALILQAVLDARRA comes from the coding sequence GTGGCCGTCCTGCTCGCCCTCGATCCCGGCGAACGGCGCACGGGCATCGCGATGTCCGATCCCGAGGGGATCGTGGCGTCACCGCTGACGACCCACGACCGTCAGCGCGACCGCTCCCTGATCGACCTGGTCGAGCGTCTTTGCTCCGAACACGAGGTGTCCGAAGTGGTGGTGGGACACGCGATCACCCAGGACGGCACGCGCGGGGGATCGGCCCGGCGGAGCGAACGCGTGGCCGAACTCCTGACCGCGCGGCTGCGGTCGCGGAACGTGACGGTGCGCCTGGTCGACGAACGCTACTCGACGGCGGAGGCCCAGCGGATCCTGGCCGGTCGGCGCCGCCCACGCGAACACCGCGATGCCGTGGCGGCTGCGCTGATCCTGCAGGCCGTGCTCGACGCGAGGCGCGCATGA
- a CDS encoding YggS family pyridoxal phosphate-dependent enzyme: protein MFEDFGTNLERVRARIADACARSGRAADEVTLVAVTKGHPFEAMQVAREHGLTDLGENRVQDARPKLERIDADARVHLIGSLQKNKVNKAVGAFASIMSVDRDDLLERIDRRAGAIGVVQPIWIQVNASDEEQKGGCAPEQTHDLWSAALESGRTPPLGLMTMARFGADESELRSTFARLRELAAGLQDSAGRPAGLSMGMTDDFEIAVEEGATHVRLGTVLFGPRP from the coding sequence ATGTTCGAAGACTTCGGCACCAACCTCGAGCGCGTGCGCGCGCGGATCGCCGACGCCTGCGCGCGGTCCGGCCGTGCGGCCGACGAGGTCACGCTGGTCGCGGTGACCAAGGGGCACCCCTTCGAGGCCATGCAGGTGGCCCGCGAGCACGGCCTGACCGACCTGGGCGAGAACCGGGTCCAGGACGCCCGGCCCAAGCTCGAGCGCATCGACGCCGATGCACGGGTCCACCTGATCGGCTCGCTGCAGAAGAACAAGGTCAACAAGGCGGTGGGGGCCTTCGCGTCGATCATGTCGGTCGACCGCGACGACCTGCTGGAGCGCATCGACCGCCGGGCCGGGGCGATCGGGGTCGTCCAGCCGATCTGGATCCAGGTCAACGCCAGCGACGAGGAACAGAAGGGTGGGTGCGCGCCCGAGCAGACGCACGACCTGTGGTCGGCGGCACTCGAGTCCGGCCGCACGCCGCCGCTCGGCCTGATGACCATGGCGCGCTTCGGCGCCGACGAGTCCGAGCTGCGGTCGACCTTCGCCCGGCTGCGCGAGCTCGCCGCCGGCCTGCAGGATTCCGCAGGCAGGCCCGCGGGCCTGTCGATGGGCATGACCGACGACTTCGAGATCGCGGTCGAGGAGGGCGCCACGCACGTCCGCCTGGGAACGGTACTCTTCGGCCCCCGCCCCTGA
- a CDS encoding ATP-binding cassette domain-containing protein: MSETHRDAVVDVRGLTKIYPDHSGGEGTRAVDDVDFDCCPGEIFGLLGLNGAGKTTTLRMLSTALTPTAGHASIAGFDVVQQSREVRENIGFLSGTTGLYHRLTAREMISYFGELHGLSGVALQRRVDTLVETFGIADYAGQRCEKLSTGMKQKVNIARTVIHDPPVLVLDEPTSGLDVLAASTTLDFVDEVRRSGKCVIFSTHIMSEAERLCDRIAIIHGGTVRAIGTLDELRERTGCHYLEDVFRSLARPDAPEVTAP, from the coding sequence GTGAGCGAGACCCATCGCGACGCCGTCGTCGACGTGCGAGGACTGACGAAGATCTACCCCGACCATTCCGGCGGCGAGGGCACGCGTGCGGTCGACGACGTCGACTTCGACTGCTGCCCCGGCGAGATCTTCGGCCTGCTCGGACTGAACGGCGCGGGCAAGACCACCACCCTGCGCATGCTGTCGACTGCGCTGACGCCCACCGCCGGGCACGCCTCGATCGCGGGCTTCGACGTGGTGCAGCAGTCGCGGGAGGTGCGCGAGAACATCGGCTTCTTGTCGGGCACGACCGGTCTCTACCATCGGCTGACCGCGCGCGAGATGATCTCGTACTTCGGCGAACTCCACGGTCTGAGCGGGGTCGCCCTGCAGCGGCGGGTCGACACCCTGGTCGAGACCTTCGGCATCGCCGACTATGCCGGACAGCGCTGCGAGAAGCTCAGTACCGGCATGAAGCAGAAGGTGAACATCGCCCGCACGGTGATCCACGATCCGCCGGTGCTCGTGCTCGACGAGCCGACCAGTGGGCTCGACGTACTCGCGGCGAGCACGACGCTCGACTTCGTCGACGAGGTCCGTCGCAGCGGCAAGTGCGTGATCTTCAGCACGCACATCATGAGCGAGGCAGAACGTCTGTGCGATCGCATCGCGATCATCCACGGTGGCACCGTCCGGGCCATCGGTACGCTCGACGAGCTCCGTGAACGCACGGGCTGTCACTACCTCGAAGACGTGTTCCGGTCGCTCGCGCGGCCCGACGCCCCGGAAGTGACGGCGCCGTGA
- a CDS encoding ATP-binding protein → MRIEINFPSSHMFLGVPDAVIQEVGSELPFSQSELDELSTSVIEACTNAIEHGNELREDVLTRVDLEFSSERFEVTVWDNGDGFDFEARDLGVMPNDLMQERGRGLYMMNAFCDEIDFLRENGNFGVKLTKIPKNSDDDAPDDDDQG, encoded by the coding sequence GTGCGTATCGAGATCAACTTTCCCAGCTCCCACATGTTCCTGGGCGTTCCCGACGCGGTGATCCAGGAGGTCGGCAGCGAGCTGCCGTTCAGCCAGTCGGAGCTCGACGAGTTGTCGACCTCGGTGATCGAGGCCTGCACCAACGCGATCGAACACGGCAACGAACTGCGCGAGGACGTACTGACGCGTGTCGACCTCGAGTTCTCGTCGGAGCGTTTCGAAGTGACGGTCTGGGACAACGGCGACGGCTTCGACTTCGAGGCGCGGGACCTGGGCGTGATGCCCAACGACCTGATGCAGGAACGCGGTCGTGGCCTCTACATGATGAACGCCTTCTGCGACGAGATCGACTTCCTGCGCGAGAACGGCAACTTCGGAGTGAAGCTCACGAAGATCCCGAAGAACTCCGACGACGACGCCCCCGACGACGACGACCAGGGCTGA